The window GCGCGGATGGGCCTTGAGCTTCGCGCCCGCTTCCACCAGCGCGGCGGCTTTGCCCGGGGACCGGTTCCAGATGGAGACGTCGTAGCCGGCGCTCACCAGGCGCTGCGTCATCGGAAGTCCCATCATTCCGAGCCCGAGATAGCCGAGTTTTTCCCGGCCTTGTCCGTTCACCCCGTCAACCGCTGCCATGTCACTGCTCCAAGCTTCGCCGCCGGTAAAACCCTGTCCGACACACGCCCCTTAGCACATATCCCGGTCTTGCCGGGCCTTGGCAAGCTCCGGTGGCTTGCCTGATTGTTTGAACCATGAAAGGTTTAGCGCAAGTGGTTTTACGCTGACGCCTTTGGCGTCGAAAAATTGGAGCGGGGATGATGCGGATACCTTCGAAGTGGATTTTGGCCGCCGGGGCCATGGCCGCCATATTTGCGGGCGCGAGTTCATCTTACGCGCAACAGACGATCCGGGTCGGCTGGACCATTCCGGCCGAGGAATCGAAATACTGGATGATGCGCAGGCCTAGCGAATTTCCCGACATCGGCAAGACCTACAATATCGAATGGACGCAATTCCAGGGCACCGCGCCGATGACGCAGGCGCTGGCCGCCGGCGCGCTCGACTGCGCGACGCAGGCGCCATTGTCGCTCGCGAACGGTGTGGTCGGCGGCAATCTGAAAGCCTATATTGTGGCCCAGCATGTTTACGAAAAGCCCGGCGGGTTCTCGGTCTATTGGGCGGTCATGGATGACTCGCCGATCAAGACGATCGCCGACCTCAAGGGCAAGACCGTCGGCATCTCCGTGATCGGCGGCGGGACCCAGGGGCCGTTCAACATCCTGTTGAAGCAGAGCGGGGTCGACCCAGCCAAAGACATCAAGCTCGTCGAAGTCGGCTTCGCGGTTTCCGAAGATGCGCTGCGCCAGGGTCGCGTTGATGCCGTCAACATGAACCAGCCCTTCGCGGCGCGGGCCGAAGCCAAGGGCGGCACCCGCAAACTCTTTTCACTTTCCCAGGCCATGCTGAACATCGTCCACATCCTGGAAGCCTGCCGCGCCGACTTTGTCGACAAGAATCCGGAGCTGGTAAAGGCTTACGTGCGCGATATCACTTCCGGCATGAAGAAGGCGCTGGCCAATCGCGAAGAGACGCTCAAGGTTGTCAACGAAGTGCTGAAGGCGCCGATCCCGGTGCTCGATACCTATCTGCTCAAGGACAATGATTTCGGCCGCGATCCCGGTGCTGCGCCGAATTTTCCGGCGATTCAGAAAATGCTCGACATCTATGCCGAGACGGGAATGTTGCCCAAGCTGGATGTCGCGCAGTTCAAGCACCCGACTATCGTTGCGCCGCTGCAGTAAGGCGGGGTTAGTCGACGAGTCGTCCCGGCGTTCGCCGGGGCGGGCTGGAGAGAGATTTGCATCCATGAAGAAGTGGCGATCCCGGGTGACGACCGACGGCCTCGATCGGGCGCCCCACCGCGCCTTCATGCGGGCGATGGGGCTCGACGACGAGGCATTGGCAAAACCGATGGTCGGCGTTGTCAGCATGAAGGGCGAGCAGACGCCCTGCAACATGACCCACGATTTTCAGGTCGAAGCAGCGAAAACCGGGATCGCGGAGGCCGGTGGCACGCCGCGCGAATTTTCGACCATTTCGGTCTCCGACGGCATCAGCATGAACCATGAGGGCATGAAGTTCTCGTTGCTCTCGCGCGAGCTGATTGCCGATTCGATCGAGGCCGTGGTTCATGGCCTGGCTTACGACGCGCTGATCGGTTTCGGCGGCTGCGACAAGACGCTGCCCGGCGTCATGATGGGCATGATCCGCTGCAACGTGCCGTCGATTTTCATCTATGGCGGCAGTGCGCTGCCCGGCCGCTTCGAGGGAAAAGCCCTCACCGTGCTGGATTCCTATGAGGCCGTCGGCGGCTTCATGACCGGCGAAATCGACGAGGCGACGCTCGAAGGCATCGAGCGGAACTGCCTGCCGACGATCGGCGCCTGCGCGGGCCAATTCACCGCCAACACCATGGGCATGGTGTCCGAAGCGATGGGGCTGACGATGCCCAATGTGTCGATGATCCCCGGCGTCTATGCCGAGCGCGCCCGCGTGGCTCGCCAGGCGGGGCGGTTGGTGATGCAGATGCTGCAGCGAGGCGGACCGCTGCCGCGCGAGATCGTGACGCCAAAAGCGCTGGAAAACGGTGCGGCGATCGTCGCCGCCACCGGCGGCTCGACCAACGCTGCGCTGCATCTGCCGGCACTTGCCAATGAAGCCGGCATTTCCTTCACCATCGACGACGTCGGCAAGGTTTTTGCGCGCACGCCCTTGATCGGCAATTTGCGGCCGGGCGGAAAGTACACGGCGAAAGACGTTTACGACATCGGCGGCACCGCCGTCGTGATCCGCGCGCTGGTCGAGAGCGGCCACATCGACGGCGGTTGCCTGACGATTACGGGCAGGACGATTGCGGAAGAGTACGGCAGCGCGAATGCGCCCGATGGCGAGATCATTTTCTCCACCAAGACGCCGATGATGCCGGACGGAGGCGTCGCGGTTTTGAAGGGCAATCTTTGTCCCGAT is drawn from Bradyrhizobium lablabi and contains these coding sequences:
- the ilvD gene encoding dihydroxy-acid dehydratase, which translates into the protein MKKWRSRVTTDGLDRAPHRAFMRAMGLDDEALAKPMVGVVSMKGEQTPCNMTHDFQVEAAKTGIAEAGGTPREFSTISVSDGISMNHEGMKFSLLSRELIADSIEAVVHGLAYDALIGFGGCDKTLPGVMMGMIRCNVPSIFIYGGSALPGRFEGKALTVLDSYEAVGGFMTGEIDEATLEGIERNCLPTIGACAGQFTANTMGMVSEAMGLTMPNVSMIPGVYAERARVARQAGRLVMQMLQRGGPLPREIVTPKALENGAAIVAATGGSTNAALHLPALANEAGISFTIDDVGKVFARTPLIGNLRPGGKYTAKDVYDIGGTAVVIRALVESGHIDGGCLTITGRTIAEEYGSANAPDGEIIFSTKTPMMPDGGVAVLKGNLCPDGAVIKVAGLKKLVFEGTARVFEDEEECVDAVRNRKYSAGDVLVIRNEGPVGGPGMREMLGVTALIYGQGMGEKVALITDGRFSGATRGMCIGYVSPESFIGGPLALVHDGDRIRIDAAERRMDLLIDDKEFAQRRQAWKPRPPRHRAGALAKYARLVGQAPGGAVTHDGAADWPWFD
- a CDS encoding ABC transporter substrate-binding protein; its protein translation is MRIPSKWILAAGAMAAIFAGASSSYAQQTIRVGWTIPAEESKYWMMRRPSEFPDIGKTYNIEWTQFQGTAPMTQALAAGALDCATQAPLSLANGVVGGNLKAYIVAQHVYEKPGGFSVYWAVMDDSPIKTIADLKGKTVGISVIGGGTQGPFNILLKQSGVDPAKDIKLVEVGFAVSEDALRQGRVDAVNMNQPFAARAEAKGGTRKLFSLSQAMLNIVHILEACRADFVDKNPELVKAYVRDITSGMKKALANREETLKVVNEVLKAPIPVLDTYLLKDNDFGRDPGAAPNFPAIQKMLDIYAETGMLPKLDVAQFKHPTIVAPLQ